One Sphingomonas endolithica genomic window, CGTTCCGCCTCGAACTCACGCCCGACGGCGCGGACACGTCGCGCGGGACGATCGCCATCGGCGGCTAACCGCCTGTTCGTGGGCGGGCGAACGCGATATGATCGCCCGACCATCCCAGACGGACACCCCTTCATGCTCGACTCCCCCGCTGCCCAAGTCCCCGCTCTATCGCTGAACGACGAGGCCGCCGATCCGGCCGGCTTCGCCGCGGCGCTGGGCGGTTCATTCGAACGGTTCGGCTTCGCGGTCGTCGCCGATCACGGCATCCCCGACGATCTGATCGCGCGCGCCTGGGCCGAAACCAAGCTGCTGTTCGACCTGCCCGACGAGGAGAAGCGCAGCTATTACACGCCGGCGGGCGGCGGGCAGCGCGGCTACACGCCGTTCAAGACCGAGATTGCCAAGGGCGCCAGCGCCGTCGATCTCAAGGAATTCTGGCATGTCGGGCGTGCATTGCCCGCCGGCCACAAGAATGCCAACGTCATGCCGCCCAACATCTGGCCGGCGCGCCCCGAGGGCTTCCGCCCGGTCTTCGAGGAATTGTTCGCCGCGTTCGACACGGCCGGCGACCGGCTGCTGTCGGCAATCGCCCGCCATCTCGGGCTCGATGCGCATTGGTTCGATCCGGCGGTCAAGGACGGCAATTCGATCCTGCGCCTGCTGCACTATCCGCCGATCCCCGCCGATGCGGAAGGGGTACGCGCCGGGGCGCATGAGGACATCAACCTGATCACGCTGCTGCTCGGCGCGGAGGAAGCCGGGCTCGAACTGCTCGGCAGCGACGGGCAGTGGCTGGCGATCAAGCCACCCGAGGGCGCAATGGTGGTCAATGTCGGCGACATGCTGCAGCGCCTCACCAACCACGTTCTGCCCTCGACCACCCACCGCGTGGTCAACCCACCGCCCGAGCGGCGCGGCCATTCGCGCTACTCGATGCCCTTCTTCCTGCATCCCGCGCCCGATTTCCTGATCGAGACGCTGCCGCAGACGATCACGGCTGAAAACCCGAACCGCTATCCGGCGCCGATCACCGCCCACGATTATCTGCACGAACGCCTGGTCGAGATCGGACTGGTGAAGAAATAGCCGCTCGATCCTCCTCGGTAAGGGGAGGTGGCAGCCGAAGGCTGACGGAGGGGGGCTTCCCCAAGCGCCACGCTGCCGGCCCACCCCCTCCACCACTTCGTGGTCCCCCTCCCCGTCCCGGGGAGGATTTGCATTGCGTTGCTGGCGAGGTTGCGGTTACCCGGCCGCCAAAGGGGGCTTTCCATGACCGAACCACTCCGCATCGCGCTGGCCGGCCTTGGTACCGTCGGCGCTGGCGTCGTCCGGTTGCTCGAGGCGAACGGCGCGCTGATCGCCCGTCGTGCGGGGCGTCCGATCGAGATCGTCGCCATCTCCGCGCGCGACCGCAGCAAGGATCGCGGCGTCGATCTGTTGCGCTTCGACTGGATCGACGACACGACATCACTCGCCAGCCACGCGGGCGCCGACGTGGTGGTCGAACTGGTCGGCGGATCCGACGGCCCGGCGCTGACGCTTGCCCGGGCGACGTTGAAGGCAGGCAAGGGCTTCGTCACCGCCAACAAGGCGATGATCGCGCATCACGGGCTGGAACTCGCGCGCGCCGCGGAACAGGCCAATGTCGCGCTCAAGTTCGAGGCGGCGGTCGCCGGCGGCATCCCGGTGATCAAGGGCCTGCGGGAGGGCATGGCCGCCAACGAGATTGCGCGCGTCTACGGCATCCTCAACGGCACGTGCAATTTCATCCTGTCGAAGATGGAAGCGGAAGGCCGCGACTTCGCCGACGTGCTGGCCGAGGCGCAGGCACTGGGCTTTGCCGAGAGCGATCCGAGCTTCGACATCGACGGGATCGATGCCGCGCACAAATTGTCGATCCTGGCGAGCATCGCCTTCGGCACGCAGCCGGCCTTTGCCGGCGTGGTGGCGAGCGGTATCCGCCACGTCATCGCCGCCGACATCGCCGAGGCCGCCGCACTCGGCTACCGCATCCGCCTGCTCGGCATTGCCGAGAACGGGCCGCACGGCCTGTTCCAGCGCGTCCACCCGCATCTCGTGCCGGTCAGCCACCCGCTCGCTTATGTCACCGGCGCGACCAACGCGGTGGTGGCGGAGGGCAATTTCGTCGGCCGCCTGCTGTTCCAGGGCGCAGGCGCAGGTGACGGTCCGACGGCGAGCGCCGTCGTCGCCGACCTGATCGACATCGCGCGCGGCGAATACGGCCCGGCCTTCGCCATGCCGGCCGAGGCGCTCGCCGAACAGCAATCCGCCGACACCGGCGAGCGCCGCGCGCGTGCCTATGTCCGCTTCATGGTCGAGGACCGGGTCGGCGTGCTGGCCGAGATCGCCGCGGCGATGCGCGATGCCGGCGTGTCGATCGAAAGCCTGATCCAGCGCGGCACGGGCAACGAGGACGGCAACGTGCTGGTCGCGATCGTCACGCACGAAGCCCCCGAACGGTCGGTGGCGCAAGCGCTGGAGCGTCTGCGCGGATCGCAGAGTCTGGTCGGGCAGCCGATGTGGATGCACATTCTTTAGTTTGCGCAACGTTGCGGGGCAGCCCGCCCGCAACGTCACCCCGGACTTGTTCCGGGGTCCATCGTGCCGCACGCTTTGCCTTCTAGCCACAAAGCTCGTCGAAAGCCGCTTGGTGGACCCCGGAACAAGTCCGGGGTGACGGCTTGCGGCCTTCACTGCTCCCCGGCGCAGGCCGGGGCCCAGGCGGACAGGTGGATGTAACGGGGCGCAGCGCTCACCACCGATGTTCCGCGACTGGGCCCCGGCCTTCGCCGGGGAACAGCGAAGCTAAAGACGGCACTAACCGATTCAATCGTTGAAAACTAAGGCAACAACCGCCCCGTCGGCTCCTGATCCAGCTCGATCGCCACCCGCCCGGTCTTGTCCGGCTTCTTGGCGAAGGCGCGCTTGGCCACGTCCACCGCACCCTTGATCATCGGTACGATCGGTGGCCCGAACCCAACCTGGCAGCCGCCCATGCGCGTCGCGCACGGCGCTGCCTCGGCGTCGAGCGCACCGCGCGCGATCATTTCCGGGTTGGACGGCTTGGGGCCCTTCGGCACGGCCTCGTTGGGATAAGGCAATTTCTGCGACGGCAACGGTCGTGCGCAAACGACCACGTCGCCCTGTTCTCCCTTGTCCTTCTCGCCTTCGGTCCGCGCCGGCACGCAGGGCTCGCTCGCCACGGGCTGCAGGATCGACCAGGACTGGGGCTTGGCCGGGGCGGCGGGTGCGGCTTGCGCCAGCAGGAGCAGCAGGATCATGGAGCGAAGACTGCGCCCGAAACGTGGCGACAATCAGGCGGTGATCTTCGCCACGCCAAGCCGCGGTATGTCGATCGCCGGGCAGCGATCCATCACCACCTGCAGCCCCGCCGCCTCGGCGCGCGCCGCGGCCTTCACGTCGATCACGCCCAATTGCATCCACACCGCCTTGGCGCCGATCGCGATCGCCTGATCGACCGCCTCGCCCGCGACGGCCGAATTGCGGAAGATATCGACGATGTCGATCGGGTCGCCGAGCTGCGACAGCTCGCGGAACACGAACTCGCCATGCACATGCTCGCCGGTGATCTGCGGATTGACCGGGATCACGCGGTAGCCATGATCCTGCAGCGTCTTCATCACGCGGTTGCTCGGGCGGTCCGGGCGGTCGGAGGCGCCGACCAGCGCGATGGTCCGGGCGTTTTCCAGCAAGGCCTTGATCTCGGCATCGGTGGTCAGG contains:
- a CDS encoding homoserine dehydrogenase — encoded protein: MTEPLRIALAGLGTVGAGVVRLLEANGALIARRAGRPIEIVAISARDRSKDRGVDLLRFDWIDDTTSLASHAGADVVVELVGGSDGPALTLARATLKAGKGFVTANKAMIAHHGLELARAAEQANVALKFEAAVAGGIPVIKGLREGMAANEIARVYGILNGTCNFILSKMEAEGRDFADVLAEAQALGFAESDPSFDIDGIDAAHKLSILASIAFGTQPAFAGVVASGIRHVIAADIAEAAALGYRIRLLGIAENGPHGLFQRVHPHLVPVSHPLAYVTGATNAVVAEGNFVGRLLFQGAGAGDGPTASAVVADLIDIARGEYGPAFAMPAEALAEQQSADTGERRARAYVRFMVEDRVGVLAEIAAAMRDAGVSIESLIQRGTGNEDGNVLVAIVTHEAPERSVAQALERLRGSQSLVGQPMWMHIL
- a CDS encoding isopenicillin N synthase family dioxygenase, with the protein product MLDSPAAQVPALSLNDEAADPAGFAAALGGSFERFGFAVVADHGIPDDLIARAWAETKLLFDLPDEEKRSYYTPAGGGQRGYTPFKTEIAKGASAVDLKEFWHVGRALPAGHKNANVMPPNIWPARPEGFRPVFEELFAAFDTAGDRLLSAIARHLGLDAHWFDPAVKDGNSILRLLHYPPIPADAEGVRAGAHEDINLITLLLGAEEAGLELLGSDGQWLAIKPPEGAMVVNVGDMLQRLTNHVLPSTTHRVVNPPPERRGHSRYSMPFFLHPAPDFLIETLPQTITAENPNRYPAPITAHDYLHERLVEIGLVKK
- a CDS encoding CoA-binding protein gives rise to the protein MPLTTDAEIKALLENARTIALVGASDRPDRPSNRVMKTLQDHGYRVIPVNPQITGEHVHGEFVFRELSQLGDPIDIVDIFRNSAVAGEAVDQAIAIGAKAVWMQLGVIDVKAAARAEAAGLQVVMDRCPAIDIPRLGVAKITA